The Lycium ferocissimum isolate CSIRO_LF1 chromosome 8, AGI_CSIRO_Lferr_CH_V1, whole genome shotgun sequence DNA segment TTTGGGAAACTTTCTACAACAATGAGTGCCGTCAACATTACAAACGTCGCCGTATTGGATAATCCGTCACCGTTTCTCAATCCTTTTCAGTTCGAGATCTCTTATGAATGCCTCGCTGCTCTTAAAGATGGtaattttttcattcttttattgttttttttttctttttcatttttgatgTTAAATGGGTTTATTGTTGGGTAAATTTAAGCAAAATTGTGAATATTTGCAGTAGTAACAGTGATATAGTCTTAAAATGGATTTTTTGTGGTTTCACCTTTATATATTtgtaatatgtttttttttttttaaaaaaaaaattaacaaggAAATAATATTTAGTTGAGAGCTTTCGAAATGAGATCTCTTATTAATGCCTTGATGCCCTAAAAGATGGTAATTTTTTCATTggatgttttttaatttttgatgttAAATCGGTTTGTTTTTGggtaaatttaagaaaaaaatgtatatttttgtagtGGTAACGTTAGTCATAGCCTTAAATGGAGTTTTTTGTGGTTTCACCTTTATATAttggtaatattttttttttaaaaaaatttaatttaacaaGGAAATAATATTTAGTTAAGAGCTTTCGAAATGAGATCTCTTATAAGATGGTAAgtttttcattatttcattgttttttttttcttttcatttttgatGTTAAATTGGTTTATTTTGGGTAAATTTAAGCGTgagttgtaaatatttttagtaagaaCAAATATAGTCATAGCCttaaatggattttttttgtattaaattacaacaacatacccagtgtaattccaaaatatttgttttatgctgttttaaaaaaaaaattaatttaacaaggaAATAATCTTTAGTTGAGCTTTCTAAATAAGATCTCTTATTAGTACCTTGCTGCCcttaaaaatgtatatatttgcAGTAATAACGGTGATAGAGTCATAGCATTAAATGGGGGTTTTCATGGTTTCACCTTATATGTTtgtaatatgttttttttttttttttcccttaaaattATCTTAACAAGGAAATAATTGTTAGTTGAGCTTTCGAAAGTAGAGCCTTGatgtgtgtttggtatgatggaaaatgtttttcaaggaAATATTTTGGCATGCAAGTTGGTAAATGTCATGTTAAGAGCATTTACATATATTCAAAGTAAATCAATATGATGTTTTTGAATTTGGAGTGCAACTTCTGGTGGTGAGGGTAGGCGAGGTAGGAGGTGGGAGGTGGGGTAGGCAGGGTGGATAGTGCGTCATACCAAAATACACCCTACGTGTCGTAAGTTTGACTTCTTGTTGTGGATGTAGTGTGAGGTAGAATACAATTTTAAGTAggtgaaaaaattatttaatttgatgATTTCCCATTGCCAAAGAGATTTAAATTTGTCAATTGAGAGGAGGAAATGAGACTGTCGAGATGTCAACTCTAATTTATCCTTTAATTTTAGGAACTTGATTGGTTATTTTCAGCGGGTTAAAGTTTCATGAAAAGAATGTTAAGATATAAATGTTTATTATACTGCTTTACCTTTCCATATCTCTACAGACATGTTCAATACATGTGCTATAGTAGAAAAAAGAGTTAAtagtcaaaaacacacctgaactatcactttttcgtgAGCTTCACACTCCAACTATCAACTTGTTTGAACGACTGTAATTCGTAAAGGCTAAATTAGTTGTTTGAACGATTGAAAATTTCTCTCAAGTTTTCCTGCTTCAACTTGTTTGAACGACTGAAATTCCTACAGGCTAAATTCATTGAGTACATGAATTTTGGAAAAGGATTTCCCTTCAGAAGTAACAACTCCACCTTCTGACCATTTCAGTTtgtttcagatttagagtggaAGTTAACATATGTGGGATCTGCTGAGGATGACACTTATGACCAACTCTTAGAAAGTGTATTTGTTGGACCAGTAAATGTTGGGAAATATCGTTTTGTGCTTCAGGTAACTAATACTTGCTTTAACCTTGCCATCTCACTTGACTGTTATGGTGGAAGGATTGAGAACTTATGCTGAAACCAATTTGCAGGCTGACCCCCCTGAACCATCCAAAATTCGTGAAGAAGATATTATTGGTGTCACGGTATTGCTATTAACATGCTCTTACGCGGGGCAAGAATTTATTCGGGTAGGATATTATGTGAacaatgattatgatgatgaacAATTAAAAGAGGAACCACCTCAGAAGGTTTTGGTTGATAGGGTCCAGAGGAATATTTTGGTTGACAAACCCCGAGTCACGAAATTCCCCATTAATTTCCATCCAGAAAATGACGAAAGTGGAGAACAGGCTCCTCCTGACAATGCCACAGAAGAAAATGTGCTTGGAGAAGAACCAATTTCTTCACCCAATAAATGTAATGTGCACAGTCCTCAAACTTGAGAAACAAGAAGCAAGACAGTTGCTTTAGCTATCAAAATGTTTCCTTCAGAGTTTGATATTTTAATGATGTATTTTACCATTTTGTTATGGTCTACAGATTTAGACTTCGTGGGTGGTCTATTTAATTTCTGCCTCAAAATGTACACATCATTTGTTGTATCTGCTGTAGTCAAAGCTAGCTGAAACAAGTGATTCTCAAACCAAATGCTGATTCGTAATCCAGAATTGAAATAC contains these protein-coding regions:
- the LOC132067582 gene encoding histone chaperone ASF1B-like yields the protein MSAVNITNVAVLDNPSPFLNPFQFEISYECLAALKDDLEWKLTYVGSAEDDTYDQLLESVFVGPVNVGKYRFVLQADPPEPSKIREEDIIGVTVLLLTCSYAGQEFIRVGYYVNNDYDDEQLKEEPPQKVLVDRVQRNILVDKPRVTKFPINFHPENDESGEQAPPDNATEENVLGEEPISSPNKCNVHSPQT